The Pygocentrus nattereri isolate fPygNat1 chromosome 4, fPygNat1.pri, whole genome shotgun sequence genome includes a window with the following:
- the spint1b gene encoding kunitz-type protease inhibitor 1b isoform X3 — MAWAACCLCFSLLLVAGAETPEQSSDQFHKRSGDFVLITEVSVKEGAAYISSPAVHTARDCTRACGGTARCNLALVEGHEDSIASCFLFDCIYRNKFVCRFAKQPGFTPYIRDSVYERYLEGPARASDEEDRFPIANAGPDLVVQSGERVTLNGIESWDDQKIISYEWKQLRGDHSVKTETTDLPDQMILSNLQPGVYEYQLTVTDSAGQSDSTLITVLVLTAEQAERHCLTPKRVGPCRGSFPRWHYNAASNRCEEFQFGGCLANNNNYLSYQECSEACNGTTAGLSAVNAVGRKLKLLTEVCGVQCTDRQFSCSNSCCLEAELECDGQAQCTDGSDEENCQHLNKTLSHLLEIRVNEEKARCVDPPVTGPCRASMLHWYYDPLKTTCHQFTYGGCGGNKNNFEMKIICMEACGDITGSVATAVILAVVILALLALLGFCLLKKRKSRSQRQRVPTASPAVTFTEDTEHLVYKPTTTTS; from the exons ATGGCTTGGGCCgcttgttgtttgtgtttctcgtTGTTGCTGGTCGCTGGAGCTGAAACTCCAGAGCAGAGCTCGGATCAGTTCCACAAGCGCAGCGGGGACTTCGTTCTAATCACTGAAGTCTCTGTGAAGGAAGGAGCCGCTTACATCTCCAGCCCCGCCGTTCACACAGCCCGGGACTGCACGCGCGCGTGCGGCGGGACCGCGCGCTGTAATCTGGCGCTGGTGGAGGGCCACGAGGACTCGATCGCGAGCTGCTTTCTGTTCGACTGTATTTATAGGAATAAGTTCGTCTGCCGCTTCGCCAAGCAGCCTGGATTCACCCCTTACATCCGGGACTCTGTGTATGAGCGCTACCTGGAAGGACCGGCTCGAGCTTCAG ATGAAGAGGACAGATTTCCTATAGCCAATGCAGGGCCAGATTTGGTCGTCCAGTCTGGTGAGCGTGTGACCCTGAATGGCATTGAGAGCTGGGATGACCAAAAGATAATCAGCTATGAATGGAAACAGCTGAGAGGAGACCACTCTGTAAAGACTGAG ACAACAGATCTCCCTGACCAGATGATATTGTCCAACCTGCAGCCTGGAGTTTATGAGTACCAGCTTACAGTCACTGATTCAGCCGGTCAGTCAGACTCAACATTGATCACTGTCCTGGTTCTGACAGCGGAGCAGGCCGAGC GTCACTGTTTGACCCCAAAGAGGGTGGGTCCCTGTCGGGGGTCGTTTCCTCGCTGGCATTACAATGCTGCATCTAACAGGTGTGAGGAATTCCAATTTGGAGGCTGTTTggcaaacaacaacaactaccTCTCTTACCAGGAGTGTTCCGAAGCCTGTAACGGCACAACAG CTGGTCTGTCTGCAGTGAATGCTGTAGGGAGGAAACTGAAGTTGCTCACTGAAG TGTGCGGGGTTCAGTGTACAGACAGACAGTTCAGCTGCTCCAACAGCTGCTGTTTGGAGGCGGAGTTAGAGTGTGATGGACAGGCCCAGTGCACTGATGGCTCGGACGAGGAGAACTGCCAGCACT TAAACAAAACTCTTTCTCATTTACTGGAGATTCGTGTGAATGAAGAGAAAG CACGCTGTGTGGACCCTCCGGTGACGGGACCCTGCAGAGCGAGCATGCTGCACTGGTATTACGACCCTCTGAAGACAACCTGCCATCAGTTCACTTATGGAGGCTGTGGCGGAAACAAGAACAACTTTGAGATGAAGATCATCTGCATGGAGGCCTGCGGAGACATCACAG GCTCTGTGGCGACAGCGGTAATCCTGGCAGTGGTGATTCTTGCTCTTTTAGCTCTGCTGGGTTTCTGTCTtctgaagaagaggaagagcagGTCTCAGCGCCAACGCGTTCCCACGGCCAGTCCAGCAGTCACTTTCACAGAGGACACAGAACACCTGGTCTACaaacccaccaccaccacttcctAA
- the spint1b gene encoding kunitz-type protease inhibitor 1b isoform X1 — MAWAACCLCFSLLLVAGAETPEQSSDQFHKRSGDFVLITEVSVKEGAAYISSPAVHTARDCTRACGGTARCNLALVEGHEDSIASCFLFDCIYRNKFVCRFAKQPGFTPYIRDSVYERYLEGPARASDEEDRFPIANAGPDLVVQSGERVTLNGIESWDDQKIISYEWKQLRGDHSVKTETTDLPDQMILSNLQPGVYEYQLTVTDSAGQSDSTLITVLVLTAEQAERHCLTPKRVGPCRGSFPRWHYNAASNRCEEFQFGGCLANNNNYLSYQECSEACNGTTAGLSAVNAVGRKLKLLTEVCGVQCTDRQFSCSNSCCLEAELECDGQAQCTDGSDEENCQHLNKTLSHLLEIRVNEEKARCVDPPVTGPCRASMLHWYYDPLKTTCHQFTYGGCGGNKNNFEMKIICMEACGDITENDVFLKGLFERSEQEEHSSGSVATAVILAVVILALLALLGFCLLKKRKSRSQRQRVPTASPAVTFTEDTEHLVYKPTTTTS, encoded by the exons ATGGCTTGGGCCgcttgttgtttgtgtttctcgtTGTTGCTGGTCGCTGGAGCTGAAACTCCAGAGCAGAGCTCGGATCAGTTCCACAAGCGCAGCGGGGACTTCGTTCTAATCACTGAAGTCTCTGTGAAGGAAGGAGCCGCTTACATCTCCAGCCCCGCCGTTCACACAGCCCGGGACTGCACGCGCGCGTGCGGCGGGACCGCGCGCTGTAATCTGGCGCTGGTGGAGGGCCACGAGGACTCGATCGCGAGCTGCTTTCTGTTCGACTGTATTTATAGGAATAAGTTCGTCTGCCGCTTCGCCAAGCAGCCTGGATTCACCCCTTACATCCGGGACTCTGTGTATGAGCGCTACCTGGAAGGACCGGCTCGAGCTTCAG ATGAAGAGGACAGATTTCCTATAGCCAATGCAGGGCCAGATTTGGTCGTCCAGTCTGGTGAGCGTGTGACCCTGAATGGCATTGAGAGCTGGGATGACCAAAAGATAATCAGCTATGAATGGAAACAGCTGAGAGGAGACCACTCTGTAAAGACTGAG ACAACAGATCTCCCTGACCAGATGATATTGTCCAACCTGCAGCCTGGAGTTTATGAGTACCAGCTTACAGTCACTGATTCAGCCGGTCAGTCAGACTCAACATTGATCACTGTCCTGGTTCTGACAGCGGAGCAGGCCGAGC GTCACTGTTTGACCCCAAAGAGGGTGGGTCCCTGTCGGGGGTCGTTTCCTCGCTGGCATTACAATGCTGCATCTAACAGGTGTGAGGAATTCCAATTTGGAGGCTGTTTggcaaacaacaacaactaccTCTCTTACCAGGAGTGTTCCGAAGCCTGTAACGGCACAACAG CTGGTCTGTCTGCAGTGAATGCTGTAGGGAGGAAACTGAAGTTGCTCACTGAAG TGTGCGGGGTTCAGTGTACAGACAGACAGTTCAGCTGCTCCAACAGCTGCTGTTTGGAGGCGGAGTTAGAGTGTGATGGACAGGCCCAGTGCACTGATGGCTCGGACGAGGAGAACTGCCAGCACT TAAACAAAACTCTTTCTCATTTACTGGAGATTCGTGTGAATGAAGAGAAAG CACGCTGTGTGGACCCTCCGGTGACGGGACCCTGCAGAGCGAGCATGCTGCACTGGTATTACGACCCTCTGAAGACAACCTGCCATCAGTTCACTTATGGAGGCTGTGGCGGAAACAAGAACAACTTTGAGATGAAGATCATCTGCATGGAGGCCTGCGGAGACATCACAG agaatGACGTCTTTTTGAAGGGTCTGTTTGAACGCTCTGAACAGGAAGAACATAGTTCAG GCTCTGTGGCGACAGCGGTAATCCTGGCAGTGGTGATTCTTGCTCTTTTAGCTCTGCTGGGTTTCTGTCTtctgaagaagaggaagagcagGTCTCAGCGCCAACGCGTTCCCACGGCCAGTCCAGCAGTCACTTTCACAGAGGACACAGAACACCTGGTCTACaaacccaccaccaccacttcctAA
- the spint1b gene encoding kunitz-type protease inhibitor 1b isoform X2, translating into MAWAACCLCFSLLLVAGAETPEQSSDQFHKRSGDFVLITEVSVKEGAAYISSPAVHTARDCTRACGGTARCNLALVEGHEDSIASCFLFDCIYRNKFVCRFAKQPGFTPYIRDSVYERYLEGPARASDEEDRFPIANAGPDLVVQSGERVTLNGIESWDDQKIISYEWKQLRGDHSVKTETTDLPDQMILSNLQPGVYEYQLTVTDSAGQSDSTLITVLVLTAEQAERHCLTPKRVGPCRGSFPRWHYNAASNRCEEFQFGGCLANNNNYLSYQECSEACNGTTVNAVGRKLKLLTEVCGVQCTDRQFSCSNSCCLEAELECDGQAQCTDGSDEENCQHLNKTLSHLLEIRVNEEKARCVDPPVTGPCRASMLHWYYDPLKTTCHQFTYGGCGGNKNNFEMKIICMEACGDITENDVFLKGLFERSEQEEHSSGSVATAVILAVVILALLALLGFCLLKKRKSRSQRQRVPTASPAVTFTEDTEHLVYKPTTTTS; encoded by the exons ATGGCTTGGGCCgcttgttgtttgtgtttctcgtTGTTGCTGGTCGCTGGAGCTGAAACTCCAGAGCAGAGCTCGGATCAGTTCCACAAGCGCAGCGGGGACTTCGTTCTAATCACTGAAGTCTCTGTGAAGGAAGGAGCCGCTTACATCTCCAGCCCCGCCGTTCACACAGCCCGGGACTGCACGCGCGCGTGCGGCGGGACCGCGCGCTGTAATCTGGCGCTGGTGGAGGGCCACGAGGACTCGATCGCGAGCTGCTTTCTGTTCGACTGTATTTATAGGAATAAGTTCGTCTGCCGCTTCGCCAAGCAGCCTGGATTCACCCCTTACATCCGGGACTCTGTGTATGAGCGCTACCTGGAAGGACCGGCTCGAGCTTCAG ATGAAGAGGACAGATTTCCTATAGCCAATGCAGGGCCAGATTTGGTCGTCCAGTCTGGTGAGCGTGTGACCCTGAATGGCATTGAGAGCTGGGATGACCAAAAGATAATCAGCTATGAATGGAAACAGCTGAGAGGAGACCACTCTGTAAAGACTGAG ACAACAGATCTCCCTGACCAGATGATATTGTCCAACCTGCAGCCTGGAGTTTATGAGTACCAGCTTACAGTCACTGATTCAGCCGGTCAGTCAGACTCAACATTGATCACTGTCCTGGTTCTGACAGCGGAGCAGGCCGAGC GTCACTGTTTGACCCCAAAGAGGGTGGGTCCCTGTCGGGGGTCGTTTCCTCGCTGGCATTACAATGCTGCATCTAACAGGTGTGAGGAATTCCAATTTGGAGGCTGTTTggcaaacaacaacaactaccTCTCTTACCAGGAGTGTTCCGAAGCCTGTAACGGCACAACAG TGAATGCTGTAGGGAGGAAACTGAAGTTGCTCACTGAAG TGTGCGGGGTTCAGTGTACAGACAGACAGTTCAGCTGCTCCAACAGCTGCTGTTTGGAGGCGGAGTTAGAGTGTGATGGACAGGCCCAGTGCACTGATGGCTCGGACGAGGAGAACTGCCAGCACT TAAACAAAACTCTTTCTCATTTACTGGAGATTCGTGTGAATGAAGAGAAAG CACGCTGTGTGGACCCTCCGGTGACGGGACCCTGCAGAGCGAGCATGCTGCACTGGTATTACGACCCTCTGAAGACAACCTGCCATCAGTTCACTTATGGAGGCTGTGGCGGAAACAAGAACAACTTTGAGATGAAGATCATCTGCATGGAGGCCTGCGGAGACATCACAG agaatGACGTCTTTTTGAAGGGTCTGTTTGAACGCTCTGAACAGGAAGAACATAGTTCAG GCTCTGTGGCGACAGCGGTAATCCTGGCAGTGGTGATTCTTGCTCTTTTAGCTCTGCTGGGTTTCTGTCTtctgaagaagaggaagagcagGTCTCAGCGCCAACGCGTTCCCACGGCCAGTCCAGCAGTCACTTTCACAGAGGACACAGAACACCTGGTCTACaaacccaccaccaccacttcctAA